A single Carassius carassius chromosome 3, fCarCar2.1, whole genome shotgun sequence DNA region contains:
- the LOC132122020 gene encoding AKT-interacting protein isoform X2, with product MNPFWSMSTNAGRKRSDGEEQGGQGEQRSSPARPSFGKKQLPSIPKNAVPITKAASPASSTQSANGTHASYGPFYLEYSLLAEFTLVIKQKLPGIYVQPSYRSALMWFGVIFIRHGLYQDGVFKFTVYIPDNYPDGDCPRVVFDTPVFHPLVDPVSGELDVRRAFTKWRRNHNHIWQVLMYARTIFYKINTMDPLNPEAAVLYDKDIQLFKSKAVDSVKLCNSHLFDQPKIDDPYAISFSPWNPAVHEEAKEKMFAHKVSV from the exons ATGAACCCATTTTGGAGCATGTCGACAAACGCTGGTCGCAAG AGATCTGATGGTGAGGAACAGGGTGGCCAAGGGGAGCAGAGATCCAGTCCAGCTCGTCCTTCGTTTGGTAAAAAGCAGCTTCCTTCCATCCCAAAGAATGCCGTCCCCATTACTAAAGCCGCCTCGCCGGCCTCCTCTACACAGTCTGCCAATGGCACCCATGCCTCATATGGCCCTTTTTACCTGGAGTACTCGCTGCTCGCCGAGTT CACATTGGTGATCAAGCAGAAGCTCCCTGGCATCTATGTACAGCCTTCATACAGATCAGCACTAA TGTGGTTTGGTGTAATTTTCATTCGACATGGCTTGTACCAAGATGGTGTGTTCAAGTTCACAGTCTACATTCCTGATAACTACCCAGATGGAGACTGTCCT agGGTTGTGTTCGACACCCCAGTTTTCCACCCATTGGTGGACCCGGTCTCTGGAGAGCTGGATGTGAGGAGAGCTTTCACCAAATGGag GCGAAACCACAATCATATCTGGCAGGTCCTTATGTACGCCCGCACAATCTTCTATAAGATCAACACCATGGATCCACTCAACCCAGAGGCTGCAGTGCT GTATGACAAAGACATCCAGCTCTTCAAAAGCAAGGCGGTAGACAGTGTCAAGCTATGCAATAGTCACCTGTTTGATCAGCCCAAGATAGATGACCCTTATGCAATAAG CTTCTCTCCGTGGAATCCAGCAGTGCACGAAGAGGCAAAAGAGAAGATGTTTGCACATAAAGTGAGTGTGTGA
- the LOC132122020 gene encoding AKT-interacting protein isoform X1, with the protein MNPFWSMSTNAGRKRSDGEEQGGQGEQRSSPARPSFGKKQLPSIPKNAVPITKAASPASSTQSANGTHASYGPFYLEYSLLAEFTLVIKQKLPGIYVQPSYRSALMWFGVIFIRHGLYQDGVFKFTVYIPDNYPDGDCPRVVFDTPVFHPLVDPVSGELDVRRAFTKWRRNHNHIWQVLMYARTIFYKINTMDPLNPEAAVLYDKDIQLFKSKAVDSVKLCNSHLFDQPKIDDPYAISFSPWNPAVHEEAKEKMFAHKRRPEDYNKGLPVSGLSWVKPGSTQPFSKEDDPLQT; encoded by the exons ATGAACCCATTTTGGAGCATGTCGACAAACGCTGGTCGCAAG AGATCTGATGGTGAGGAACAGGGTGGCCAAGGGGAGCAGAGATCCAGTCCAGCTCGTCCTTCGTTTGGTAAAAAGCAGCTTCCTTCCATCCCAAAGAATGCCGTCCCCATTACTAAAGCCGCCTCGCCGGCCTCCTCTACACAGTCTGCCAATGGCACCCATGCCTCATATGGCCCTTTTTACCTGGAGTACTCGCTGCTCGCCGAGTT CACATTGGTGATCAAGCAGAAGCTCCCTGGCATCTATGTACAGCCTTCATACAGATCAGCACTAA TGTGGTTTGGTGTAATTTTCATTCGACATGGCTTGTACCAAGATGGTGTGTTCAAGTTCACAGTCTACATTCCTGATAACTACCCAGATGGAGACTGTCCT agGGTTGTGTTCGACACCCCAGTTTTCCACCCATTGGTGGACCCGGTCTCTGGAGAGCTGGATGTGAGGAGAGCTTTCACCAAATGGag GCGAAACCACAATCATATCTGGCAGGTCCTTATGTACGCCCGCACAATCTTCTATAAGATCAACACCATGGATCCACTCAACCCAGAGGCTGCAGTGCT GTATGACAAAGACATCCAGCTCTTCAAAAGCAAGGCGGTAGACAGTGTCAAGCTATGCAATAGTCACCTGTTTGATCAGCCCAAGATAGATGACCCTTATGCAATAAG CTTCTCTCCGTGGAATCCAGCAGTGCACGAAGAGGCAAAAGAGAAGATGTTTGCACATAAA CGGCGGCCAGAGGATTATAACAAGGGACTGCCGGTGTCTGGGTTGTCTTGGGTGAAGCCTGGTTCCACTCAGCCCTTCAGCAAAGAGGACGACCCCCTTCAGACGTGA